One genomic window of Struthio camelus isolate bStrCam1 chromosome 1, bStrCam1.hap1, whole genome shotgun sequence includes the following:
- the EEF1AKMT1 gene encoding EEF1A lysine methyltransferase 1 isoform X1, with amino-acid sequence MEEEDDDVPQLSSHTLAALQEFYLEQQQREGMKTSRESHQYSVGSIEENWQLSQFWYSDETATCLANEAVAAAGKDGKIACISAPSVYQKLKEQDGKAFSVRILEYDRRFSVYGEEFVFYDYNSPLNLPENLLPHSFDIVIADPPYLSEECLQKTAETIKYLTKGKILLCTGAIMEEQAAKHLGVKLCKFIPRHSRNLANEFRCYVNYASGLD; translated from the exons atggaggaagaggatgatgatGTTCCCCAGCTTTCATCCCATACATTGGCTGCCCTGCAGGAGTTCTATTTGGAACAACAGCAGAGAGAGGGCATGAAGACCTCTCGGGAATCTCATCAATATTCTGTTGGCTCAATAGAAGAAAACTGG caactgAGCCAGTTTTGGTACAGTGATGAAACTGCAACATGCCTGGCTAATGAAGCTGTTGCAGCAGCTGGAAAAGATGGCAA GATAGCGTGTATTAGTGCACCGAGTGTGTACCAGAAACTGAAAGAGCAGGATGGCAAAGCTTTTTCAGTGCGTATACTGGAATATGACAGAAGGTTTTCTGTATATGGAGAAGAATTTGTCTTCTATGATTATAACAGTCCTTTGAATTTACCTGAAAATCTCCTGCCACACAGTTTTGACATTGTAATAGCAGATCCCCCCTATCTCTCGGAAGAGTGTCTTCAGAAAACTGCAGAGACCATAAAATACTTAACGAAAGGAAAGATTCTGCTTTGCACAG GTGCAATCATGGAGGAACAGGCAGCAAAGCATCTTGGAGTGAAGCTATGCAAGTTTATTCCAAGACACTCTCGCAATTTAGCCAATGAATTTCGATGTTATGTGAACTATGCTTCTGGACTAGACTGA
- the EEF1AKMT1 gene encoding EEF1A lysine methyltransferase 1 isoform X2 — MEEEDDDVPQLSSHTLAALQEFYLEQQQREGMKTSRESHQYSVGSIEENWQLSQFWYSDETATCLANEAVAAAGKDGKIACISAPSVYQKLKEQDGKAFSVRILEYDRRFSVYGEEFVFYDYNSPLNLPENLLPHSFDIVIADPPYLSEECLQKTAETIKYLTKGKILLCTGTQVQPTGMVT, encoded by the exons atggaggaagaggatgatgatGTTCCCCAGCTTTCATCCCATACATTGGCTGCCCTGCAGGAGTTCTATTTGGAACAACAGCAGAGAGAGGGCATGAAGACCTCTCGGGAATCTCATCAATATTCTGTTGGCTCAATAGAAGAAAACTGG caactgAGCCAGTTTTGGTACAGTGATGAAACTGCAACATGCCTGGCTAATGAAGCTGTTGCAGCAGCTGGAAAAGATGGCAA GATAGCGTGTATTAGTGCACCGAGTGTGTACCAGAAACTGAAAGAGCAGGATGGCAAAGCTTTTTCAGTGCGTATACTGGAATATGACAGAAGGTTTTCTGTATATGGAGAAGAATTTGTCTTCTATGATTATAACAGTCCTTTGAATTTACCTGAAAATCTCCTGCCACACAGTTTTGACATTGTAATAGCAGATCCCCCCTATCTCTCGGAAGAGTGTCTTCAGAAAACTGCAGAGACCATAAAATACTTAACGAAAGGAAAGATTCTGCTTTGCACAG